A stretch of Ranitomeya variabilis isolate aRanVar5 chromosome 3, aRanVar5.hap1, whole genome shotgun sequence DNA encodes these proteins:
- the LOC143818581 gene encoding uncharacterized protein LOC143818581, which translates to MSTIINVDMLLILVQERPEIWDQRDANYSNRARKEAAWRAICGILFPDYAQRPHAEQTQLLDDVMRRWRSIRDQYRRERQMRARSGSAAPPKKRKDIYYDRLSFLDGSMDLRQTQSKLIERETGSDSEAVIDPVGVDEEVAGPSSSYDHSIIPRPTAPASQDTAPSVQDPEPPPSAAHEPASQEEQGQSSSPTGPPVSSPQASVPLPRGRRRREVQATRRDVDAGVLNYLSRAATDDGEETFSHSLARYLRPLPREVRLRVRGCMQILIDLSTPPNNPYEVFEFIERRQLSPTNLLRLQFPQQVQDQSGFAPPTPRMPPPQPIPPQNMQRPALQQMAAYNPHSQYGHFSRPSDVGWSQPGFGQHGHFGMGYDYTQYLRQQELQREFIYGQQPNAQYGQGQSSAPQPTASSQDQGQLAQQMPPEQDPELPLSPPPTYRDL; encoded by the exons atgtccACCATCATAAAcgtcgatatgctcctcatcctggtccaagaaaggcccgaaatctgggaccagcgggatgcaaattattccaacagggccaggaaagaggcagcatggCGTGCGATATGTGGGATCTTATTCCCTGATTATGCCCAAAGGCCACATGCGGAGCAGACCCAACTTT tggatgatgttatgagaagatggcgcagcatccgggaccagtaccggcgggaacgtcagatgcgtgcaagaagtgggtcagcagcaccaccaaaaaaaagaaaagatatcTATTATGACCGTCTTTCGTTTTTGGATGGCAGTATGGATTTAAGGCA aacacagtccaaacTCATAGAGAGGGAGACTGGGTCGGATTCGGAAGCAGTAATAGATCCGGTTGGTgtggatgaagaggtggcaggcccatcttcttcATATGATCACTCCATCATTCCGAGACCAACTGCTCCAGCATCACAAGACACAGCACCAAGTGTCCAAGATCCAGaaccaccaccctcagcagcacatgaACCTGCAAGCCAGGAGGAGCAAGGCCAGAGCAGCAGTCCTACTGGCCCACCGGTGTCATCCCCACAGGCATCTGTGCCTTTACCCAGAGGGCGCCGAAGGAGAGAGGTGCAAGCGACAAGGAGGGATGTGGACGCAGGTGTCCTcaattatttgtccagggcagctacggatgatggagaggagacCTTTTCTCACAGCCTTGCCCGCTACCTTcgcccccttccccgtgaggtgaggctacgtgtgagagggtgcatgcaaatcctgattgatttaagcacccctccaaataacccctatgaggtatttgaattcattgagagaaggcagctttcaccaacaaacctcttgcgccttcaatttcctcaacaggtgcaggatcaatcaggatttgcaccaCCTACTCCACGTATGCCTCCACCTCAGCCCATCCCACCCCAAAATATGCAAAGGCCTGCACTGCaacaaatggcagcctacaacccccattcccaatatggccacttttccagacccagtgatgtaggctggtcccaacctgggtttggacaacatggccattttgggatggGGTATGACTACACCCAATATCTGCGTCAGCAGGAGTTGCAGAGAGAATTTATTTATGGCCAACAACCAAATGCCCAATATGGACAAGGGCAGAGTTCCGCTCCGCAACCAACAGCATCCTCACAGGATCAAGGACAATTGGCGCAACAAATGCCCCCTGAACAGGACCCCGAGCTGCCGCTATCTCCCCCGCCtacttacagggatctgtaa